The nucleotide window tttatcgcccagctattatgtgtgagtggtattgagcatgattatattacacccattattgttgtacatacattttcatttggttccgactcttgtgcagtataatgccgtataggtcattgtagtgactttggctagattgacttttgagctatgaattcggccgtacagactactacaggggttccggctaacacgttatatttatatgaaactATTCTCACCTAAATTGCTTACtctattatatcttggcatggcatacatatgaatatgatattgtgaagcatgatttgaattaatatatttacatatatatttatgtatatgcttatattctgattctgggaaaaattatacatgttttacagcgaggggttagaaatgttgataaatgaaatggttttgtaaaacatttgtttttgcccactcacgctttctgttttgtgcccctccaggttttaggtaagcttgctgTCGATGGCCTTGAGGATTTCGGCGGTTCTGActtatcaaaataattgtaggacatcttatggtactatataattagtacttgtcctactggactacaCCTAGActttttatgctctgattaggagtacttacttttgtatcttactCCTATCACTtcttgtttagtagtgcactctagtagatTCGGTTCtaaatattcatatatttcttatccttaatgcttctgcactgtgcacatggctacgtcaccttcacttgacggccaacatgccttgatcttggtcggggtgtgtcactatacaaatggtgggatatgtgtgctaaaagttaataacttaaaaaataaaatttctcaccatttctattaaaacacgtggtataccacttgtgttcccgttacaatgaaaaatttctccaaaaaatGAATTGAGTATAAAGAAGTCAATTTAATATGTCATTTATGTACATTTAtgtatttacatatttttcttatgtgtcactaatttcttttattgttttcttattCAGATTTATTTATAACTAGAAGAACTAaaatgtgcatattaataaaattacaatTTTAATGTGGAtacattaaataaaaatacacatcaaataacaaaaatagaatatgaattttaataaaattacacttcaaaagattaaaatcaatatgtaatcaaaaactagatttaaaaaaaaaattcaagcttTTTCAAagactaatgtttttttttcaaggacTAATGTTAAAAACCCTTTTACTtatggaagagagagaagaggagaataaTGGATTTGAAATCCTAGGGTGAGGTGggattttctttttgtcttagTTATATATAGATTTTGCTCTCAAATATTGCAAAATCCACTACCTAATAAATACAAAatctttaattttataaatatctattaaaatattaatttattacacCTAGATTTGGATTGATTTTATAAATATCAATTTATTACACCTAGATTTGCATGGATTTAAAACTTtctattaaaatcctaattgactcAATTAGGATTTTTCTCTCAAATCCTAGTTTGATTACACCCTTATTTTATTAAATGAAATCGGTTATATAAATTCTAAAACGTTAAGGGTTGCACTATACATATGTCCTAATTTAAAATTGCCGactttgacaaaaataaaattttaattgctGACAAGCCTTCCTCTTGGCCAATATAAATTGGGGTGGTCGCTACTTCACATTACACACACAATCTCTCTTATTTAAGTGTGAGACGCCAGAAATTTGCAAGATAAAAAATCCTCTGTTTTTCTACTTCTAGTTTTATTTGATCACCACCATGGCTGCGGTGCTCCTAACAACTCTGCTGGTCATATTTCTTAGCTTATTACTAAGAGTTGCTTACGATACTCTCTCATGCTACTTCCTAACCCCAAGACGCATCAAGAAAATCATGGAAAAGCAAGGAGTGCGTGGCCCTAAACCCCGCCCTCTCAACGGCAACATCTTGGACATGGCCACCCTTGTCGCCAAATCGACCTCTCACGACATGCACACGATCAACCACGACATCGTCGGCCGGCTCCTGCCCCATTATGTCGCATGGTCCAAACAATATGGTTCGTAAATTCTTTCAATTTGATCACCACATCGATCACTATATAATTTTTTGTGTCTTTTTCTGATATTTGAGTTGGGTTTTAGGAAAAAGATTTATATATTGGAATGGAATCGAACCCCGGATGTGCTTGTCGGAGACTGAATTGATCAAGGAGCTTTTGTCCAAGTACAGCACCATCTCCGGCAAGTCATGGCTTCAACAGCAAGGCTCCAAACATTTCATCGGCCGCGGATTACTGATGGCCAATGGCGAAGATTGGTACCATCAGCGCCATATCATTGCACCGGCATTCACAGGAGATAGACTCAAGGTATGAATATGATGATTCTTAATGTTTCCGTTATGTATGGTATCTGTTATTAACATTCCAAAAATGTCATTATTGAATTCTCtctggcaaaaaaaataaataaaaaggaatatGAAAGTGCATAAAGACTATTTTacagtgttaataacaatttcctaACTGGAATTATTGTGATGAATTAAAAATTGCGATTTTGATTAGAGCTATGCGGGGTACATGGTGGAATGCACTAAAGAGATGCTCCTATCGCTGAAAAATGAGATAGAGATTTCAGGGAGAAAGGAGTTTGAGATTGGAGAATACATGACAAGGCTCACAGCCGACATAATTTCGAGGACCGAGTTCGATAGCAGCTACGAGAAGGGGAAGCAGATATTTCGACTGCTCACTGTTCTGCAGCAACTATGCGCCGAAGCAAGCAGGCACTTGTGCCTTCCCGGAAGTCGGTGAGTAGTACACAAAAGGATTTGAGGTGCATTTTTGGGAGGATATTTATTTGAATTCGTTTAtgttttataaataataaaaagagcCATTAGATTTCTTTTACGTGGTCGCGTTTTCTTATTCTTAATTTCTTTGGCAGATTCCATGTTTTTCCAATAAGCTTctcttttttgtcttttttattttatttgatttggttTGTTTCAATAAATAGTTATTATAGTTTGTTCTTGGTCAATTGTCAATCACTTTCAAGAGTTAGTTGTTGATCGGCTTCAAACCCATGACATATGTACTAATTATTTTTGTAGGTCAAACTAATTTCTTTCATATTCAGAAGTTTTTAATTGGATTTCAGGTTTTTCCCAAGTAAATACAACAGAGAAATAAAATCTCTGAAAATGGAGGTGGAGAAGCTGCTGATGGAGATAATCCAGAGCCGAAAGGACTGCGTTGAGATCGGTCGGAGTAGTTCTTATGGAAATGATTTGCTGGGGATGTTGCTCAATGAGATgcagaaaaaaagagagaatggTTTCACCTTAAACTTGCAGCTAATCATGGATGAATGCAAGACATTCTTCTTTGCAGGACATGAAACAACTGCTCTTTTACTCAGTTGGACTGTCATGTTATTAGCCAGCAATCCCTCTTGGCAAGAAAAGGTTAGGGCTGAGGTGAAGCAAGTATGCAATGGTGGAACTCCATCTGTTGATCAACTTTCTAAGCTCACTTTGGTATGCAAGCTTGCTTTATAGCTTTCTAATTATTGTTAGCTTTTAGTTGTTTTGGTGGTTTGGTATGGTGGTATTTAGGCCATGAAATTACTAAAAAGTTAAGGTAGTGAGAAGGGACAAGATATTATAGCCACTAAGCAATGCTTCCAAAATTCTTAAACAAATATAGATTTTTTGGCATGAGCCTAAAGGCTAAAACTCCACACCTACCTGTAAACTTAAGTTTGGATTTTACTCGCTTGTATTAAATTAAGTGACTACAGTTTTAAcaatttttcaatttaattacTACACTTTCTGATAGAATATTCAATTTTGAATGCAAACGATTAAATAAAGTGTCTAAACTAACACCCAAGTAAGTTAGTAGTATAAACAATTTACTGCATTTCTTCCTGCAAGAGGTACTTTAAAAGAAGCCTCAAAAGTGAAGCTAGCTAGCCCTTGCTATAGGCTTTTCATTCTAAGAGAGGACCCATAATCTACTCCTATCCATAGTTCATGGCACACCATCTTAGTTTTGTGGTTCTACTTAATTATGAAAaggctaattataaaaaaacCATAACACCAAATTGAAGTTTTTTAAAAGGAGATTTAGCTGATAATGGCAGTCAAATTAGTCAAAAGGCTTGGCAGCGGCAGTGCCTTGCATGTCTAGTAATCATCAAAACTTTAATAAGCCTTGCCAAGCTAGCTAGGTCATGCCTTTAATTATAtctttaattaatatgttttttctGATCCATGTTCCTAAAGTTTTAGTCTGAGCTTATTGGTcacatatattattatttttgtttgatttgttgcAGTTAAATATGGTAATAAATGAATCACTGAGGCTGTATCCACCAGCAACTGTTCTACCTCGAATGGCTTTTGAGGACATCAAACTCGGTGACTTGCATATTCCAAAGGGGCTATCAATATGGATTCCAGTGCTGGCTATTCACCACAGTGAAGAGTTATGGGGTAAAGATGCAAATGAGTTCAACCCTGAAAGATTTGCTTCTAAGTCCTTCACACCCGGGAGGTTCATTCCGTTTGCTACCGGTCCAAGAAATTGTATTGGTCAATCTTTCGCTATGATGGAAGCTAAGATCATATTAGCGATGTTAATCTCGCGATTTAGCTTTACTATTTCACCTAATTATCGTCACGCTCCAGTTATTGTCCTCACCATCAAACCTAAGTATGGTGTTCAAGTATGCTTGACCCCCATAGACCCTCCAAATTAGCATACTGATTTTGGGATTAGTGTGCATGATATGTTTATCATTTGAGGAGCTAGGGAACTTGAGACGGAATTTTAGCCAACTCTATCcttgtaatttttgtttcttgggttATAGATAGGGAAGAGAATGGGATTGGCGTGGGGTTTGAGCGGATTAACAAAAGAGTAAATGTCAATAAAAATGAATCACAATAATTATTGTCACTTTTAGCCTAATATTGATGATATGTTATCTTATTAAGCCGTCTTTGATGAATATATGTTATATTATCAAATTGTTAATTTACTACATTCACGCTTATTTTCAATGTAAGTGCATATTTACAATACTAGAGTTATTTAAAGGTCAAAACTTGCAATCGAAACACACACAAAGCGATTGATGAGTTAAACAGGGTCTCTTCTAGAGGTGGGCACAGTTCGGTTCGGTGCGATTTTGAGTGAAACCGAAATTTTTTGCGGTTTGGTTTGGTGcagttttgaagccaaaaccaaactgtttggtttggtttggtacggtttcaaacggttttggttcaatttttaagaaaaaatatacaatttaaaatacGAAACGCTCGTTATCTCAAGCTTTACATGAATGCAATCAACAAAGAACTATTTTTAAGAAAACTTATCTAGAAGAAAAGTAGTTTCTAGTAAGATCATAAATCAGAACTTGAAATGAAAGATTAGAATATATTATAAAGCATTTCCCAATCTAGACATCTTAGAGAGTGCTCCTACAGGGTACAAATTAAACTTAAGCAGTAGCTAATTGAACTGCTACAAAATGTCATAAATCCGTATATAAAATGAAACTAACCCCTCATTAAAAACCAGTAAAAAGTCCTCACAAATCAACCTTATTAACTAGCTAGGTACCAATTGCCACACAAAAATTTAAGGCTTGGGAAGAAGAAATGAAGGAACGGTTTGCAACTTTACATGCATACTATGTGCAGTAGATAACATGTATTAATGATCCAATGTCATGGACTCATGGCAGATATACATTATAATTGTCCAGCAAACAGACTTGCACGGTTGCACCCTCAATTCTATGAAGAAGCTATGCATTATTTCCTTTGCAATTTTGATTTCTCAACATCCTTTGTGTGGAACATTCACCCATTGATCACATATCCAGTGTAGAACAATGCATTCAAGTGCCCACCCTTACTGATGAGTGATGATATTATAtagaagagaaagaaagtgatgaatgataATATTCTAGTGTTGTTGAGTTCATAATAAATGTATGGACtctaacaaacaaccaattaaaacatgacatTTAATAtgaacatttaattaaatgcttattaatattTACGGTGaggttttcaaaagccaaaaccgaaaccaaaccgtttccTAACTGAACCGTTCGATACGGTCtaatttggttcgtgtttcggtttcggttttcagTTTTAAGTACCCACCCATAGTCTCTTCTTTAGCTTTGATGGCCCATATAACTTATATCGAATGATAAATTGATTCCTTTTATTCTATCAGATTGATTTAACAAAGTGCTTATCTTTCaagattaattaaaataatccaACTTGTATTTGACGCCGCCCCCCGCCCCCCGGGGGGTAGGGTCAGGACCTTCCTTTTAGAGGCTTCATATAAATGAAGAGTGCTTTGGCAGCTACCCCATCATCTCCTTGCACCAATCTCCGATTCTCTGCGCATCccactaaattttttttctcattgtTTTGCTTTCAACtaccatttatttatttctcttctCTGTCACTGTCTAATACACTGCATTCGAAAAATTCCAATGCCACACTTTTTAATACGACTTCATTAAGAAACAGCGAAGCTCTCCACCCCAATCTCGAAAGGTTTTGAACCATTGTATTCGATCCATAAATCAATTAGACTTTACCTGAATTCCTTTTCCACAAGAataattttctaacaaaatagctttctcaatttttttttcatgatacACTTATTCTTTGAAAACCTAAGGTTTAGCAGTTTCACTTTTATTCAAGTGCTCATTTCAAGTCACTCGATTGTGTTTTGAGGATAAGAGATTCAAATTTTAGACATCTTCTTACAACAAAGTTGAAAATATCACTAACACAATAGTTATGCAATTACTCCCTTACAATGTGCCCATACCATCTCAATATGGGTAACTTTTAATATTCACAACTgtctcatgttttttttttttttttttgtataggTAGATAAAGATGTTAAATAATTGTGTAGATATCATTCTCATAGTTAAATAATTATATAGTCCATCGCAGTTGctaatttatttgtttaaaagTTTTGTGTATGattcaaattaaaatttcatatttggaaaagaaagacataaCTAGGAAAGGCGAACAAGTCatacaaataataaataaatgtaaaattaggatttaaattAAATCAGATAGATGCTCGgttaaataaaaaagtaatcTCATTGACTAGGTTTAAATCATAAGAccctgtttgggcccaaaaatattgttttggaCCGAGTTTAGATATTTCTCGGCCCAGTGTTGGATAGGCCGAGTTCAAATTCTTTCTCGGCCCAGAAGTCGTGTACAGGTGTCATTGGGAGATATTCAACCCATGGGCCGCGCGATCGAAGTTGGCCATATCCTATCGGGAATTGGGAATGTGGACGAATCTTGTTATGAGAAAGAGTTTTGAAGGGATCATGATGCTGAGATTGAATACGGTCTGACAACGAGTTATGTTCAAAGTCCTAGTGGGAATAGGATTGGCCGAGATAAAGTTGGATCATGATAATGAGTTCTAATCCGGGAGTGATTGTGATTCAATACAGGTTgattgctataaatagggagggaagacatcgaaacaagcctctccaattcaacatacaaattgccctgcgcattCTCTCGCtttacgcgaaacctctcaacaaccttgagatttttgttttcctcTTTTCGCCGActcatcttcagtttggataaacagcactgtgaaggcaaccgacgaacatcttcagtttggataaacaacactattgccatagaatcagccgaccgtggagcatcttcagtttggataaacagcactgcgacatggccgactggttacctatcaaagtctcggtcgagacggatttttgaatccttatcGGCATAGGTCATCTCGTTAGCCTTCTCAGCAAagcgaggtgttacaagttattatACTCGGCACATTGAATGCCGAGTcgtttatgattggttattcgtaagtaggatttagagttcggcatacTGACGGCTGAACCACTTTCACTATCAAGACGTATATTTGTTTTAAATACTTGTGTCCTTATACTCTGGTGTTGATTCGGCGtgtttatactcttatgaatatAATCACAATGACCGAATCCGGCGCCGacaatttgtgaacttcgcagaactagtaactttgtcttcaagctctagaacctgaaggctgAGGCATGTTCCTTCCTTGGCCACAAccgcaagatcgagaagtcagccgcgcacccaacgcaacatctacaaattttactcctcggccgactaGTATAACGCCCCAcatacaaccgaatgacgtagttagcttactaattattcagtctgcgcgccacgtaggtttggtagtttttagggtcaacagatcCCAAGAACGGGGATGATTGGAGGGTGAGCTCAGTATAGAGGGatggaccaggatcctctcctgagcaaatgGTGAGGATCCTTCTGATCAAGCCCATTGGGCCGTTaaaattttatccaacggctacaattattataacttttagaaagCCCATGTTTGTAGCCATTGGATAAATTTTCAACGGTCCAATGAGCttgatcaggaggatcctcatcctttgctcaggagaggatcttgATCTAGTATAGAGATACCGCGCGCTAGCTATTGTGTCAACTACAACTACGTACTCAGCCTTTTTGTTCCACATATTTGGCAAAGGTTCTTTAAACCCCTAATATATAtatgggaattttaacgaaaagcacctggtactgttcactttaacgaaaaaccacatttttacactaaaaagtcaatcttggtactattcactttaccctttattttgtccttatcattaaaactcaaagttttcaagtcattttcattagttttccttatatattAGTGTCAGAAGGAttaataaactaattaaaatcagaaattcttctttttttatccGACAGTGATACGTAGAGCTAAAATACGAGTGTCATCACCATATAAATtttaatacatacatataatattatttctcaaaatAAGTATTAAATCACATCTTCATCTATTCAAGCTGGACAAGATTAAGAAGAATAGATGGTCTGCATTCTTTTATCCATGTGATTGAGAAACTTCTGACAATGTTGAAGTGAAAGTAGCGGATGATAGAAAAAGATAAGCAGCTAGGTCATATTCAAGTTTTGGGAAGTTGACAAGGCCACTTCCAGCTAAacattttacaaaataattcaacTAAATTAGTCTGCAGTCCTATCATGTGAATAGGATCCAGCGTTCACATACTTGCTCATATTAACATGAGAATGAGATGCGCAAGGGTTTTAATCAAATATGATGCAGTGAATAGCATTGCCTTTTTTAATTAGTTGGTGGCGACCTCGTGTTCAATGCTTCAACtatgaataaatttattttttattttttttaaagaacccTCGACGGTATGAGTAGAATTTTTTTGATATTGAAAAAAATGGTAGACCTAGTTAGAGAGGACATAAACCTAATCCCTCGTAatacaatgagaaagagagggatATATATGAAACCAAAACCCTCTAAAGCTAAACCTAAAGGTCTAAACCTACAAAATAGAACAAGCAACATCACaaggttaagaaaaaaataacaaGAAAGTAAGAAACTTGCATGCAAAGATGAACATTAATTTAAGAAGCGAAAGCCAGGAAAGTCAACATAGCCTGAAAACAAAGCAGCACGAACCAGCACAAAATCAAGCCATAcaaagttggagaagacaaGCTCATGTTAACAAAATTGTCCGCAACCACATTTCCTTCTCGATATATCTGAGGGGCATAAAAAGCCATCTTCCGAATGCAGTTCAAACAAATAGACAAATGCGTACAAATAGGTCAAGAATTATCAAAACTAGTTGATTGTTGTGAGATCAAAACTATATTTTCGGTAAAAGAGGTTTCGTCTtgtaaattgttttattttaatattaacaAGACTATATTGAGTAATTACACTAATACATTTGAAATAGTTGAGTTCTATTCTTACTTAAAACTAGTTTCCTAGCACGCGTGTCCCTCGCTTAATTAGTTATCAAAATGTATGATTTAGGATAATTAAAGACGAACCTTATACAATATTGTATATTATCCCCGTAATTAAATAAtcctcatgtatatgtacatcaAAATTTCTGGGAGCACGCACACACATAAAATATAGAAGAGATTATCCGATGATATACAATGATTAtaaacctttttcttctctactTTTCCCCTTGCACGAGTGGGTCTGGGTGGCTCAAAACTAGTGATTTTCTTCTCTCCCTCCCTCATATAAAGTAGTGTCATGATACGACCAAACTGGGGTCCCTTCCATAAATTAATACGAGCTTTGTGACTTCTAGACAGAGTCAAAACTAGATTATAGGGTTGATGTCTCTTTTAATACAGGTGATTAAGATTTTGCTAATGattaaagaatatataaacaaaggCATTAGATGTCAAATTATATGCGCCACCATTAATATCACCTCCACTCCCACCACCACCTCCTTCTTCCCTACCACAACTCTCCTGGCCTCGCATATTATGCATAACTACTCAATTACAtgataattaatgaattttttattttataatgaaGTAGTGCTTctcaatttaaaaattattatgtaCCTgacattttgtttaaaaaacattaagaaaacTATATCTTTGTACTACATGTATGCTACCTGATGTGACAACTAAAACATGTCATTTAAATAATGAGTTTGTCTCATTAGATATTAGTTGTATGAATCACTTGTCATATCATATAATACATTATGTTAGCCTAATTAAttagggtaatgctaggtagacaagttttaaattaaattttatgaacCAAATGATATGATTGTTAATGATTAGatgattaattaaattttgattaacgtacttattttctATTTGAATATTTCACGCCGTGACTTTTACATAATTGCAATGTTAAAGCTCAGTTCACCAAATTTATGGTGAGCTAAAAGCCATCTCCAAAGGGCAATACTCAAATTCTCATACATAAATTCTCTCGTTTGGGCTCAAAAGTGGTAGGACCAAAAACTTATCGTTTTCTTCGTTGCGTATCAAAAGTTATAATTGAACTTAGATATGAGCATTTTAGTTTGGGGATTTTCTTTTCCTGTGTTGAGTTTTGTATTTCTAGTGCATGGTACCctaaccaaaatttgaaaatggcCCAGACGTACTACTTAAAGTGAATGGAATATCACTATTGTATTGGACAAAAATGATTAAGTTAGTTGGGCATCTAAGaaaatttctaaattttatTAAACTAGCAAGTGCATTGACACATCCTAACCTGAGATGTCCACTAAAACTCTGAAttgagttgtgctggccgacacctggaaggtgacgaatcCATAaaatgtagtgatgtggaaaatatgaataaatttaaacctaaaagtgtctaaatataagagtacgctggtgagcgggaatgaacctatTTCACACATGatgacagagcataagtacagtacaataaaatagggtgagaattatatcatcgatggtaatcgtctacaccaagatttgccaataaTCCTCGTTGACACGCACACTACtactaaacctggaggggtgaaaaaacaagggtgagtgtgcctgaaaataaagttttaataaaaacctttgaaaacgttataatcactcgctgtaaaacctgtatagtttccaaaatatcat belongs to Malus sylvestris chromosome 17, drMalSylv7.2, whole genome shotgun sequence and includes:
- the LOC126610051 gene encoding cytokinin hydroxylase-like; this encodes MAAVLLTTLLVIFLSLLLRVAYDTLSCYFLTPRRIKKIMEKQGVRGPKPRPLNGNILDMATLVAKSTSHDMHTINHDIVGRLLPHYVAWSKQYGKRFIYWNGIEPRMCLSETELIKELLSKYSTISGKSWLQQQGSKHFIGRGLLMANGEDWYHQRHIIAPAFTGDRLKSYAGYMVECTKEMLLSLKNEIEISGRKEFEIGEYMTRLTADIISRTEFDSSYEKGKQIFRLLTVLQQLCAEASRHLCLPGSRFFPSKYNREIKSLKMEVEKLLMEIIQSRKDCVEIGRSSSYGNDLLGMLLNEMQKKRENGFTLNLQLIMDECKTFFFAGHETTALLLSWTVMLLASNPSWQEKVRAEVKQVCNGGTPSVDQLSKLTLLNMVINESLRLYPPATVLPRMAFEDIKLGDLHIPKGLSIWIPVLAIHHSEELWGKDANEFNPERFASKSFTPGRFIPFATGPRNCIGQSFAMMEAKIILAMLISRFSFTISPNYRHAPVIVLTIKPKYGVQVCLTPIDPPN